A window of the Hordeum vulgare subsp. vulgare chromosome 5H, MorexV3_pseudomolecules_assembly, whole genome shotgun sequence genome harbors these coding sequences:
- the LOC123398863 gene encoding uncharacterized protein LOC123398863: MVAASSLAASAVPNSGTWNRSLLSGFTPRYDMKIIAMMIIKMYVASMKNKVLAIENKYLSRTITCSEHKDEHLGVLSDLQTGQENTFVVTKAIPDTKPEQPSGPDTIKAEERKVAATWLIATAASHHATGDHSLLSGFTPEDGLFVKAGDGSPMQVLGRGSVVTGAVVLPDVWFVPGLTANLVSVSKLTELDYSVGFARAACYIRCAADGTVIGKAHAGEDGMFELDFLRVPPAS, translated from the exons ATGGTTGCCGCTAGTTCGTTGGCCGCATCTGCTGTTCCAAACAGCGGGACATGGAACCGTAGCCTCCTCTCTGGCTTCACACCTCGATATGACATGAAGATAATAGCGATGATGATCATCAAGATGTATGTTGcttctatgaagaacaaggtgttggctattgAAAATAAGTACTTGTCTCGGACAATCACTTGTTCAGAACACAAGGATGAACATTTGGGGGTGCTGAGTGACCTCCAGACAGGACAAGAAAATACGTTCGTGGTTACGAAAGCCATTCCTGACACTAAACCAGAACAACCCAG TGGTCCTGACACCATCAAGGCAGAGGAGCGCAAAGTGGCAGCTACTTGGTTGATTGCCACTGCCGCTTCGCACCACGCAACAGGAGACCATAGCCTCCTCTCTGGCTTCACACCGGAAGATGGCCTCTTTGTCAAGGCCGGCGATGGGTCGCCCATGCAGGTTCTCGGCCGCGGCTCCGTGGTAACCGGCGCGGTGGTCCTCCCGGACGTGTGGTTTGTCCCGGGGCTCACGGCGAACCTGGTCTCGGTGAGCAAACTCACCGAGCTCGACTACAGCGTCGGGTTCGCCCGTGCCGCGTGTTACATCAGGTGCGCTGCCGACGGCACAGTCATCGGCAAGGCGCATGCCGGAGAAGATGGGATGTTCGAGCTGGACTTCCTCAGAGTCCCCCCTGCCTCCTAG